A region from the Desulfitobacterium dehalogenans ATCC 51507 genome encodes:
- a CDS encoding SDR family NAD(P)-dependent oxidoreductase, which yields MFNLQGRVAVITGASSGLGMQMAHGLAEQGADVVLLARREDRLRKVAEDIEGQYGVKAYPIPCDVTQLASVQAAVQAALNRFGKVDILINNAGIGSVMPAEKMDDEVWEHNLSVDLTGVFRTAREFGKVMLEAGYGRIINISSMYGMVGNSATPASAYHAAKGGVVNLTRALAAEWADRGVTVNCICPGYFETELTADTLKTEEFKAYMERTVPLKRYGNSGELNSAACFLAADESSYVTGAILPIDGGYTCV from the coding sequence ATGTTTAATTTGCAAGGCCGTGTGGCTGTTATTACCGGAGCGTCCAGTGGATTAGGTATGCAAATGGCTCATGGGCTGGCTGAACAAGGTGCCGATGTGGTGCTGCTGGCCCGCCGTGAAGACAGATTGCGTAAAGTCGCAGAAGATATAGAAGGTCAATATGGTGTTAAGGCTTATCCAATTCCTTGTGATGTGACTCAACTGGCTTCTGTCCAAGCTGCCGTTCAAGCTGCTCTAAACCGGTTCGGCAAAGTGGATATACTCATTAACAACGCCGGAATCGGCTCCGTTATGCCCGCCGAAAAAATGGACGATGAAGTATGGGAACACAATCTATCCGTCGACCTGACCGGTGTCTTTCGTACCGCCCGTGAATTTGGTAAAGTCATGCTGGAAGCCGGTTATGGGCGCATTATCAATATTTCCTCCATGTACGGAATGGTAGGAAACTCAGCTACACCTGCTTCCGCCTATCATGCAGCTAAAGGTGGGGTCGTCAACCTCACCCGCGCCTTGGCAGCAGAATGGGCTGACCGTGGTGTCACCGTAAATTGTATCTGCCCAGGTTATTTTGAAACGGAATTGACCGCCGATACTCTGAAGACGGAAGAATTCAAGGCTTATATGGAGCGTACCGTCCCCCTTAAACGTTACGGAAATTCCGGTGAATTGAATTCAGCCGCTTGCTTCTTAGCGGCTGATGAATCATCCTATGTAACCGGAGCCATTTTACCCATTGATGGGGGTTACACCTGCGTTTAA
- a CDS encoding DUF2075 domain-containing protein yields the protein MLVYAELKKDFMQHVRDNRISDMILDSMKRKFGRGVGRSEQQSWQVSLQFMRNILDDTAIPDNSGIAIEYNIPQTGRRIDFIISGYDENRSGNVIIIELKQWDEAKLSRLNDHVQVAPYGDVRHPSYQAWSYKTLMEDYNTTIQQEQIGLYPCAYLHNYKEDENVPVIRNSFYEEYLREAPAFLKNDSEKLRSFIKRFIKHGDKKEVLYKIDAGKIRPSKNLANCLASLMAGKREFVLIEEQKTVYETALALADTVTGKKKRVLIVRGGPGTGKSVVAINLIVELTKREKLVHYVTSNAAPRAIYEARLSGEMRKTRISNMFKGATVYQGLEENAMDVLIVDEAHRLSARNLLNTYKGNQVKDLINAAKLTVFFLDEAQKVLIEDIGSEEEIVKQAKAFGAEVTVKDLPSQFRCNGSDGYLAWLDTTLGIRETANMTLEGIDYDFRIIDSPAELHRLIREKNVSVNFGSGSRMVAGYCWPWASKKNPIATDINIGDYQVRWNKSSDGSLWAIAEDSIEEIGCIHTCQGLEFDYVGVIIGEDLIVKDGVIVTQPEARDKVDANKTLRGYKTMIKDKDPSVVEKAKLMADEVIRNTYKVLMTRGQKGCYVYCCNRELAEYLKSRISGPRYSCNEKSYSMAAEEPNKKYKGRE from the coding sequence ATGCTTGTTTATGCTGAATTAAAAAAAGACTTTATGCAGCACGTTCGGGATAACCGGATCTCCGATATGATCCTTGATTCTATGAAACGGAAATTCGGGCGCGGAGTTGGAAGATCTGAACAGCAGTCCTGGCAGGTTTCCCTGCAGTTTATGCGCAACATTCTCGACGACACAGCAATTCCGGATAATTCGGGAATTGCAATTGAATATAATATTCCGCAGACCGGAAGAAGAATCGACTTCATTATTTCGGGATATGACGAGAATAGAAGCGGAAATGTCATCATTATTGAGCTTAAACAATGGGATGAGGCGAAATTGTCAAGATTGAACGATCACGTTCAAGTCGCGCCATACGGTGATGTCCGACATCCTTCATATCAGGCCTGGTCCTATAAAACACTTATGGAGGATTACAATACGACCATTCAACAGGAGCAGATTGGCTTATATCCGTGTGCTTATCTTCATAACTATAAAGAAGATGAAAACGTACCGGTTATCAGAAATTCATTCTACGAAGAGTATTTGCGTGAAGCCCCAGCTTTTCTGAAGAATGACAGTGAAAAATTGCGCAGTTTCATCAAACGGTTCATCAAACATGGCGATAAAAAAGAAGTGCTTTATAAAATAGATGCCGGTAAGATTCGCCCGTCCAAAAATCTGGCCAATTGTCTCGCCTCTTTGATGGCGGGCAAACGGGAATTCGTTCTTATCGAAGAACAAAAAACCGTTTATGAAACGGCATTGGCTTTAGCTGATACAGTGACCGGAAAGAAGAAGCGTGTACTCATTGTCAGAGGAGGACCGGGAACAGGGAAATCTGTTGTTGCAATTAATTTAATCGTTGAATTGACGAAGCGGGAAAAGCTGGTTCACTACGTGACAAGCAACGCGGCCCCGCGGGCGATATACGAGGCGAGACTATCCGGTGAGATGCGCAAAACCCGTATCTCCAATATGTTCAAGGGGGCAACCGTTTATCAGGGTTTAGAGGAAAATGCCATGGATGTATTGATCGTTGATGAGGCGCATCGCTTGAGTGCTCGTAACCTCCTCAATACGTATAAAGGAAATCAAGTTAAGGACCTGATCAATGCTGCGAAGCTAACCGTATTTTTCCTGGACGAAGCACAAAAAGTACTGATCGAGGATATTGGCAGTGAAGAGGAAATCGTCAAACAGGCAAAGGCTTTCGGCGCGGAAGTGACGGTAAAGGATTTGCCATCTCAGTTCCGCTGCAATGGATCTGATGGCTATCTTGCATGGCTTGACACTACGCTTGGCATTCGTGAAACGGCAAATATGACCCTTGAAGGTATTGATTACGATTTCAGGATAATAGACTCTCCCGCTGAATTACACCGCTTGATTCGCGAAAAAAATGTGTCGGTGAATTTCGGAAGCGGGTCGAGAATGGTTGCGGGGTATTGTTGGCCATGGGCCAGCAAGAAAAATCCCATAGCTACAGATATCAATATCGGAGATTATCAGGTCAGATGGAACAAAAGCAGTGATGGATCTCTGTGGGCTATTGCGGAAGATTCAATTGAGGAGATAGGGTGTATTCATACTTGCCAGGGACTCGAGTTTGATTACGTCGGTGTAATTATCGGTGAGGATCTGATCGTTAAGGATGGTGTGATCGTAACCCAACCTGAAGCCCGTGACAAAGTGGATGCCAATAAAACCCTTCGAGGCTATAAAACGATGATAAAGGATAAGGATCCCTCTGTTGTGGAAAAGGCGAAGCTCATGGCGGATGAGGTCATTCGGAATACCTATAAGGTACTGATGACGCGAGGGCAAAAGGGGTGTTATGTTTACTGCTGTAATAGAGAATTAGCCGAATATCTGAAAAGCAGGATTAGTGGTCCCCGTTATAGCTGTAATGAAAAGAGCTATTCAATGGCGGCAGAAGAGCCTAACAAGAAGTATAAAGGAAGAGAATAA
- a CDS encoding SPL family radical SAM protein, which produces MEFIPAKTILSGYAENNPWFGCNYTMNIYKGCCHGCIYCDSRSECYRVDHFDEVRAKDNALALIERELNSKRKKGVVGTGAMSDPYNPFEKEYELTRGTLELINRYGFGAAIATKSDLIVRDIELLKEIGKHSPVLVKITVTTADDLLCSKIEPHVALSSRRLEAIEKLTQEGIFAGILLMPVLPFIEDTEENISRIIDLAHQKGAKFIYPAFGVTLRQNQRAWYYRKLDELFPSIKEKYIESYGNAYECRSLKARELWSLFRDKCDQYGILYKMPDIIAGYKGSCRMEQLSLFE; this is translated from the coding sequence ATGGAATTCATTCCTGCCAAAACGATTCTATCCGGGTATGCTGAAAACAACCCTTGGTTTGGCTGCAATTATACTATGAATATCTACAAAGGCTGCTGTCATGGCTGCATTTACTGTGATAGCCGGAGCGAATGCTACAGAGTGGATCATTTCGATGAGGTAAGAGCTAAGGATAACGCCCTTGCCTTAATTGAGCGCGAGCTCAACTCAAAACGTAAAAAGGGCGTTGTCGGCACAGGAGCCATGAGTGATCCATACAATCCATTTGAAAAAGAATATGAGCTTACAAGAGGTACTTTGGAGCTGATCAACCGGTATGGATTTGGTGCGGCGATTGCTACAAAAAGTGATCTGATTGTCCGGGATATAGAACTTCTTAAGGAGATAGGCAAGCATTCACCGGTGCTGGTAAAGATAACGGTTACCACTGCCGATGATTTGCTGTGCAGTAAAATCGAACCTCATGTAGCCCTTTCATCCCGGCGGCTTGAAGCAATTGAAAAGCTGACTCAAGAAGGGATTTTTGCCGGTATATTATTAATGCCTGTGCTGCCGTTTATTGAAGATACAGAGGAGAATATCAGCCGGATTATTGATCTTGCTCATCAAAAAGGGGCAAAATTTATCTATCCTGCTTTCGGAGTAACCTTAAGACAGAATCAAAGGGCATGGTACTATAGAAAATTGGATGAATTATTTCCATCCATTAAAGAAAAGTACATAGAGAGCTATGGGAACGCTTATGAATGCCGTTCCCTTAAGGCCAGGGAATTGTGGAGTTTATTTCGGGATAAATGCGACCAATACGGGATTCTTTACAAAATGCCGGACATCATAGCGGGTTACAAAGGGTCTTGCCGGATGGAACAACTTTCGTTGTTTGAGTAA
- a CDS encoding pyridoxamine 5'-phosphate oxidase family protein, which yields MMKDIKQTIGNLIDKQSVSFIGSVDDEGFPNLKAMLPPRKRDDIKTFYFTTNTSSKRVAQYRENPKACIYFCDKRFFRGVMLKGVMEVLEDAASKEMIWQEGDTMYYPQGVTDPDYCVLKFTANTGRYYTNFSSEDFIIE from the coding sequence ATGATGAAGGATATAAAGCAGACCATCGGCAATTTAATTGATAAACAAAGTGTTTCTTTCATAGGTTCGGTTGATGACGAAGGCTTTCCAAACTTAAAGGCCATGTTGCCGCCAAGAAAACGAGATGATATCAAAACTTTCTATTTCACAACCAACACTTCATCAAAGCGTGTGGCTCAATACCGTGAGAATCCCAAAGCATGTATATACTTTTGTGATAAAAGATTTTTTCGTGGTGTCATGCTTAAGGGTGTGATGGAAGTATTGGAAGATGCGGCCAGCAAGGAAATGATATGGCAAGAGGGTGACACTATGTACTATCCGCAAGGTGTTACCGACCCAGACTATTGCGTGTTAAAATTTACGGCAAATACAGGACGGTACTATACTAATTTTAGTTCGGAAGATTTTATTATTGAATGA
- the katG gene encoding catalase/peroxidase HPI gives MDEKRCPVTGHTQNTNAGGGTKNKDWWPNQLNLSVLHQNSVLGNPMDPDFNYAEEFKKLDLEAVKKDLYALMTDSQDWWPADYGHYGPLFIRMAWHSAGTYRLNDGRGGAGNGTQRFAPLNSWPDNVNLDKARRLLWPIKQKYGKKISWADLMILAGNCALESMGFKTFGFAGGREDVWEPQEDIYWGSEGEWLGDQRYSGDRDLENPLAAVQMGLIYVNPEGPNGQPSVLASGRDVRDTFKRMAMNDEETVALVAGGHTFGKCHGAGPASHVGPEPEGADLEDQGLGWKSTFRSGKGGDTIGSGIEGAWKPNPTTWDMGYLNTLFKYDWDLVKSPAGAWQWVPTDPAAVDTVQDAHDPSKRHAPMMTTADLSLRMDPIYGPIAKRYRDNPAEFADAFARAWFKLTHRDMGPRSRYLGPEVPEEELIWQDPVPPVDHKLIDEQDIATLKAKILASGLSVSELVSTAWASASTFRGSDKRGGANGARIRLAPQKDWEVNQPAQLVTVLATLKIIQAEFNSSQSGQKKVSLADLIVLGGAAGIEQAARNAGSTLVVPFKPGRTDASQEQTEVYSFAVMEPKADGFRNYLKGKSSASAEELLVDRAQLLTLTAPEMTVLIGGLRVLNINYGQSRHGVFTQRPEALTNDFFVNLLDMSTEWKAVSEERALYEGRDRATGKLKWTGTRVDLVFGSNSQLRALAEVYACGDSQDKFLQDFVSAWNKVMNADRFDLA, from the coding sequence ATGGATGAAAAGAGATGCCCGGTGACCGGCCACACACAAAACACCAATGCAGGCGGTGGCACTAAAAACAAAGACTGGTGGCCCAATCAGCTGAACCTCAGCGTTCTTCATCAAAACTCCGTTCTAGGCAATCCCATGGATCCTGACTTCAATTATGCTGAAGAATTTAAGAAGCTTGACCTGGAGGCCGTAAAGAAAGACCTTTATGCCCTGATGACCGACTCTCAGGATTGGTGGCCTGCCGATTACGGTCACTATGGTCCCCTCTTTATACGAATGGCCTGGCATAGTGCCGGTACATACCGCCTGAACGACGGACGAGGGGGCGCAGGGAACGGAACCCAGCGCTTTGCTCCCCTCAACAGCTGGCCGGACAATGTGAACCTGGATAAGGCCCGCCGTCTGCTCTGGCCCATTAAGCAGAAATATGGGAAAAAAATCTCCTGGGCTGACCTGATGATCCTGGCCGGGAATTGTGCTCTGGAATCCATGGGATTCAAAACCTTCGGCTTCGCAGGCGGCCGCGAGGACGTTTGGGAACCCCAGGAAGATATTTATTGGGGTTCTGAAGGAGAATGGCTGGGCGACCAACGCTATTCCGGGGACCGGGATCTTGAGAATCCTCTCGCCGCAGTGCAAATGGGCCTCATTTACGTCAATCCGGAAGGTCCCAATGGACAACCCAGCGTCCTTGCTTCCGGCCGGGATGTGCGGGATACCTTTAAGCGCATGGCCATGAATGATGAAGAGACTGTGGCACTGGTTGCCGGCGGGCACACCTTCGGCAAATGCCATGGTGCCGGTCCCGCATCCCATGTTGGTCCTGAACCTGAGGGCGCCGACCTTGAAGATCAGGGTTTAGGCTGGAAGAGCACCTTCCGCAGCGGCAAAGGGGGCGATACCATCGGCAGCGGTATCGAAGGTGCCTGGAAACCCAACCCCACCACATGGGATATGGGCTATTTAAACACCTTGTTCAAATACGACTGGGATCTGGTGAAAAGTCCCGCCGGAGCGTGGCAGTGGGTTCCGACTGACCCAGCTGCGGTAGATACCGTGCAGGATGCCCATGATCCTTCCAAACGGCATGCACCCATGATGACCACGGCGGATCTCTCCCTGCGAATGGACCCGATTTATGGACCGATTGCCAAGAGATACCGGGATAACCCTGCGGAATTCGCCGACGCTTTCGCCCGGGCCTGGTTCAAGCTGACCCATCGCGACATGGGACCCCGCTCCCGTTATCTCGGTCCGGAAGTTCCTGAGGAAGAACTGATTTGGCAGGACCCGGTACCCCCGGTGGATCATAAATTAATCGATGAACAGGATATCGCCACTCTCAAAGCTAAGATCCTGGCCTCCGGCCTTTCCGTCTCCGAGCTGGTCTCCACTGCCTGGGCATCCGCTTCCACCTTCCGGGGTTCGGATAAACGGGGCGGCGCCAATGGAGCACGGATCCGCCTGGCACCTCAGAAAGATTGGGAAGTCAATCAACCCGCTCAGCTGGTCACGGTACTGGCAACTCTGAAAATAATCCAAGCTGAGTTTAATAGCTCCCAATCCGGTCAAAAGAAGGTTTCCCTGGCTGACTTAATCGTTCTGGGCGGTGCCGCCGGTATTGAGCAGGCCGCCAGGAATGCCGGCAGCACTCTGGTTGTTCCCTTCAAGCCAGGCCGCACCGACGCCTCCCAGGAGCAGACCGAAGTGTATTCCTTCGCCGTCATGGAGCCTAAAGCCGATGGTTTCCGCAACTATCTGAAAGGTAAATCTTCCGCATCGGCAGAGGAATTGCTGGTTGACCGGGCCCAACTGCTGACCCTGACCGCTCCGGAAATGACCGTTCTCATCGGCGGTCTGCGGGTTTTAAATATCAATTACGGACAGTCTCGGCACGGTGTCTTCACCCAACGTCCGGAAGCCCTCACCAATGACTTTTTCGTCAATCTCCTCGACATGAGCACTGAATGGAAAGCCGTATCGGAAGAAAGAGCCCTGTACGAGGGCCGGGATCGGGCCACAGGAAAACTGAAATGGACCGGCACCCGGGTGGATCTGGTCTTCGGCTCCAACTCCCAACTCCGGGCCCTGGCTGAAGTCTATGCCTGCGGTGACTCTCAGGATAAGTTCCTCCAGGACTTTGTATCGGCCTGGAATAAAGTAATGAACGCCGATCGCTTCGATCTGGCTTAA
- a CDS encoding sporulation initiation factor Spo0A C-terminal domain-containing protein, which yields MNYNIRRREGWQTGMNMRNIYRKTAKKHGVTVAEVKKGMQAAIDLAYTKTDKSDREKMMQESIPRRSEVPTAGEFVESVAHKLLKEMVKAERG from the coding sequence ATGAATTACAATATTAGAAGGCGTGAAGGGTGGCAAACCGGTATGAATATGAGAAATATATATCGTAAAACTGCAAAAAAACATGGTGTAACTGTTGCAGAAGTTAAAAAGGGCATGCAGGCAGCTATTGATCTTGCTTACACAAAAACTGACAAATCCGATCGTGAAAAGATGATGCAAGAGAGTATACCTCGTAGGAGTGAAGTACCTACAGCGGGTGAATTTGTTGAATCTGTAGCTCATAAATTGCTAAAGGAGATGGTAAAAGCTGAGAGAGGCTGA
- a CDS encoding DUF3102 domain-containing protein, with protein MEDLSIERTPLLIAAEINTIKHQVSKVLLFSAIEIGCRLAEAKSLIPYGEWGKWLEESVSYSQRTANNLIRLFEEYGSNQPALQDSQALAKLNYTQGIILLGVPEEERAQFIAELDLESMSTRELQKAVQERNRAAEERDRALQEKTELQQALADQDGQITRLSDERDNLITKVEELNQAKAKSEARAEKLSLDLKNLKHDTSAQAIDRMSNRLDQAYHKSKANKVAFLYESLDRNFRELLWELKEFAKQEPDTYKVYKDKIVNFLAEGLKAKM; from the coding sequence ATGGAGGATTTGAGCATAGAACGCACGCCGCTTTTAATTGCGGCTGAAATAAATACGATTAAACATCAGGTGAGCAAAGTTCTTCTCTTCAGTGCCATCGAGATCGGCTGCCGCCTGGCGGAGGCCAAAAGTCTGATCCCCTATGGGGAATGGGGCAAGTGGCTGGAAGAATCAGTAAGTTACTCTCAGAGAACAGCAAACAACCTGATCCGCCTGTTTGAGGAGTATGGATCCAATCAGCCTGCTTTACAAGATTCGCAAGCGCTTGCCAAACTGAACTACACCCAGGGAATCATTCTTCTGGGCGTCCCGGAGGAGGAACGGGCTCAGTTTATTGCAGAGCTGGATCTGGAAAGCATGTCAACAAGGGAACTGCAAAAGGCGGTTCAAGAGCGGAACCGGGCTGCGGAAGAACGGGACCGGGCCCTGCAAGAAAAGACAGAACTTCAGCAAGCCCTGGCGGACCAGGACGGCCAGATAACTCGGCTGAGCGACGAACGGGACAACCTAATAACAAAAGTGGAAGAGTTGAATCAAGCCAAAGCAAAGAGCGAGGCCAGGGCCGAGAAGCTAAGCCTGGATCTGAAAAACCTTAAGCATGATACTTCCGCCCAGGCCATCGACCGGATGAGCAACAGGCTTGATCAGGCTTACCACAAGAGCAAGGCCAATAAAGTTGCCTTTTTATACGAGAGCCTGGACCGGAACTTCAGGGAACTTTTGTGGGAGTTGAAGGAATTTGCCAAGCAGGAGCCGGACACTTATAAAGTCTACAAAGATAAGATCGTAAATTTCTTGGCGGAGGGCTTAAAAGCGAAAATGTAA
- a CDS encoding helix-turn-helix domain-containing protein: MYEKFLSERIAKLRTMKKVSARDMSLSIGQNENYINHIENGKSMPSMQVFFYICEYFKISPKEFFDESTSYPALIREIIEDLKTLDEKQITNIHEIIKGLKK; the protein is encoded by the coding sequence ATGTATGAAAAATTTCTATCTGAGCGAATTGCCAAACTGAGAACTATGAAAAAGGTTTCTGCCCGTGATATGAGCTTATCCATTGGGCAGAATGAAAACTATATCAATCATATTGAAAACGGAAAATCCATGCCCTCTATGCAAGTATTCTTTTATATCTGCGAATACTTCAAAATCTCCCCCAAGGAATTCTTTGACGAAAGCACAAGCTATCCGGCTTTAATAAGGGAGATCATCGAGGATTTAAAGACCTTGGACGAAAAGCAAATAACCAACATTCATGAAATAATCAAAGGCCTAAAAAAATGA
- a CDS encoding DUF2922 domain-containing protein has protein sequence MAIINKTVLRLTFNTTGNKAFSFSLDDPRPDLTKGEIEAAMDTVIEKNIFLSASGELTGKRDIRIVGTMTNDMYDPPQA, from the coding sequence ATGGCCATCATAAACAAAACGGTTCTGCGGTTGACCTTTAATACGACGGGTAACAAAGCGTTTTCCTTCAGCCTGGATGACCCCAGGCCGGACTTGACCAAAGGTGAAATCGAAGCCGCTATGGATACGGTTATTGAAAAGAATATCTTTCTTTCCGCCAGCGGAGAGCTGACCGGAAAGAGAGATATTCGGATCGTGGGAACGATGACCAATGACATGTACGATCCCCCTCAAGCTTAA
- a CDS encoding nucleotide pyrophosphohydrolase has protein sequence MDERIIAEILKFRDERGWKQYHNPKDLAISLSLEVAELLENFQWSSSEEAVSKRIPNIREELADVLIYSVLFAEAVGLDLNDIIMEKLSMNNQKYPIEKAFGKKEKYTEL, from the coding sequence ATGGATGAAAGAATAATTGCGGAAATACTAAAATTTCGTGATGAACGTGGATGGAAACAATATCACAATCCTAAAGATCTCGCCATATCCCTTTCTCTGGAAGTAGCGGAACTATTGGAGAACTTTCAATGGTCATCTTCCGAAGAGGCTGTTAGTAAACGGATTCCTAACATTAGAGAAGAACTTGCGGATGTGCTGATTTATTCGGTGCTGTTTGCCGAGGCGGTTGGCCTGGACTTGAACGATATTATCATGGAAAAGCTCAGTATGAATAACCAAAAATATCCTATTGAAAAAGCCTTTGGCAAAAAAGAAAAGTATACGGAGTTATGA
- the erm gene encoding 23S ribosomal RNA methyltransferase Erm translates to MTRRRKKNQNRKFTTGNSPNFSGQHLIHNKKLINEIVDQAKISTHDIVLDLGAGKGGLTLVLSNQARKVVAVEYDQKFIKKLKQLEMKNTVIIEQDILKISLPREHFVVVSNIPYAITTPIMKMLLNNPSNGFQRGVIVMEKGAAKRFTSNFVKDPYVIAWKMWFDIQYVKAISSKNFSPPPRVDSAMITINRKAKPIVPYSDYLIFWGLVAYVLKNPQLSIDLALRGVFTPPQIKHLKTSLRIKNEVTVATLSERQWGLIFETMVKHVPKFRWPKIKKAVLLLSPSR, encoded by the coding sequence ATGACAAGAAGAAGGAAAAAGAATCAAAATAGAAAATTTACCACTGGGAATTCCCCCAATTTTAGCGGGCAACATTTGATTCATAATAAGAAGCTGATTAATGAGATTGTAGATCAAGCAAAAATCAGCACTCATGATATAGTTTTAGACTTAGGTGCCGGAAAAGGGGGATTGACATTGGTTTTAAGTAATCAAGCAAGAAAGGTTGTCGCTGTTGAATACGATCAAAAGTTTATAAAGAAATTAAAACAGCTTGAAATGAAAAATACAGTGATAATCGAGCAGGATATATTAAAAATTTCGCTACCTCGAGAGCATTTTGTAGTTGTTTCAAATATTCCATATGCCATTACAACACCGATTATGAAAATGCTTCTTAATAACCCATCAAACGGTTTTCAAAGAGGAGTTATCGTAATGGAAAAAGGTGCAGCCAAAAGATTCACGTCAAATTTTGTGAAAGATCCATATGTAATCGCTTGGAAAATGTGGTTTGATATTCAGTATGTTAAAGCGATTTCAAGTAAGAATTTCTCTCCACCACCAAGGGTTGATTCCGCAATGATTACCATAAACAGAAAAGCTAAACCGATTGTACCTTATAGCGATTATTTAATCTTTTGGGGATTAGTCGCTTATGTGCTTAAAAACCCCCAATTATCTATCGATTTAGCATTGAGAGGTGTATTTACACCACCTCAAATTAAGCATTTAAAAACTAGTCTTCGCATAAAGAATGAGGTTACAGTTGCGACTTTATCGGAACGGCAATGGGGACTCATATTTGAAACAATGGTGAAGCATGTTCCAAAATTCAGATGGCCGAAGATAAAAAAAGCTGTGTTGCTCCTCTCCCCCTCCAGATAG
- a CDS encoding DUF1659 domain-containing protein — translation MGVVAYPLSSTVVIRYQVGETPSGTPIIRQKSLNNVKANATDQDIYDVAAALFGLSERLVIQTILRKNFDLIDE, via the coding sequence ATGGGTGTAGTAGCTTATCCATTGAGTTCGACGGTAGTGATAAGATATCAAGTGGGCGAAACCCCCTCCGGCACTCCGATCATCAGGCAAAAAAGCCTGAACAATGTCAAAGCTAACGCCACGGACCAAGATATTTATGATGTGGCGGCAGCTTTATTCGGCCTGAGCGAACGCCTGGTGATTCAGACGATTCTCAGGAAGAATTTCGATCTGATAGACGAGTAA
- a CDS encoding type II toxin-antitoxin system HicB family antitoxin: MIMNYVFPAIVEYNALSGRYIVIFPDLPDLICQGETPEDAFHQAELSLEIYLYRMEKDKKQVPEASDPANWQKREDAVVIVLEADMLEVRRALDKKSVSKCIMIPKWLKDLGEENGVDFVRILKEGLMDELGIPD, encoded by the coding sequence ATGATCATGAACTATGTCTTTCCGGCCATCGTCGAGTACAATGCCCTATCGGGCAGGTATATCGTCATTTTCCCGGATCTGCCGGACCTTATCTGCCAGGGGGAAACACCGGAAGACGCTTTTCACCAGGCGGAGCTTTCTTTGGAGATTTATCTATATCGTATGGAAAAGGACAAGAAACAGGTCCCGGAAGCCTCCGATCCTGCAAACTGGCAAAAGCGGGAGGACGCCGTGGTCATTGTGCTGGAAGCTGATATGTTGGAGGTCCGGCGGGCCCTTGATAAGAAATCGGTTTCCAAATGTATCATGATTCCTAAATGGTTAAAGGATCTGGGGGAAGAAAATGGTGTGGATTTCGTCCGAATCCTGAAGGAAGGGTTAATGGATGAGCTGGGAATTCCCGATTAA